Proteins found in one Oribacterium sp. oral taxon 102 genomic segment:
- a CDS encoding glycogen/starch/alpha-glucan phosphorylase: MENFDKAAFKKEIESNARKLFRRDLRDLDQKEAFQAVAAAVQDQIIDDWMRTQRAAEKQDAKRVYYLSMEFLMGRALGNNILNLCAHEGIREVISELGLDLNALEDEEPDWALGNGGLGRLAACFLDSLATLGYWACGCGIRYKYGMFKQRIVDGYQKEEPDDWLKDGNPFEIRRAELSKEVRFGGWVETVNEDGKLRFVQRGYQSVIAIPYDTPVVGYNNHVVDTLRVWDAQAKDVFHLEEFDKGNYQKAVESENMARNIVEVLYPNDNHYAGKELRLRQQYFFISASVQTAVKEYADKHNGDVTKLYEKAAFQMNDTHPTVAVAELMRVLMDDYDLDWDLAWDITTKTCAYTNHTIMAEALEKWPIELFSKLLPRIYQIVEEINRRFCEEIRARYPENAEEKIRAMAVIYDGQVKMAHLAIVGGHAVNGVAKLHTEILEKQELKDFYELYPEKFSNKTNGITQRRWLLHANPELAAWIDDKIGTEWVTDLPRLRKLTIYAEDRKAQAEFMAIKRHNKERLARYILEHNGVQVDVNSIFDVMVKRLHEYKRQLLNILHVMYVYNQLKDHPDMEFTPHTYIFGAKAAAGYRTAKLTIKLINNVAEVINNDESIHGRIKVVFIEDYKVSSAEIIIPAADISEQISTASKEASGTSNMKLMLNGALTLGTMDGANVEIVKEAGEENAFIFGMSSDEVIALEHSGEYKPMDIFNANQDIRRVLMQLVNGYYSPENPELFRPLYNSLLNTNESDVADRYFILRDFPAYAEAQSRAVERFGDEAWWARAAILNTANAGKFSSDRTIEEYVRDIWKLDRLKLEK, translated from the coding sequence ATGGAAAACTTCGATAAGGCAGCATTTAAAAAGGAAATCGAGAGCAATGCAAGGAAGCTCTTCCGCAGGGATCTCCGGGATCTCGATCAGAAGGAGGCGTTTCAGGCGGTTGCCGCTGCGGTGCAGGATCAGATCATCGATGACTGGATGCGTACCCAGAGGGCGGCGGAGAAGCAGGATGCCAAGAGAGTGTACTACCTCTCGATGGAGTTTCTGATGGGGCGTGCGCTCGGCAACAATATCCTGAATCTCTGTGCGCATGAGGGAATCCGCGAGGTGATCTCCGAGCTGGGGCTGGACTTAAATGCGCTGGAGGACGAGGAGCCGGACTGGGCGCTCGGCAACGGCGGACTCGGCAGACTCGCCGCCTGCTTCCTGGACTCGCTCGCGACGCTCGGCTACTGGGCATGCGGCTGCGGCATCCGTTATAAGTACGGGATGTTCAAGCAGCGGATCGTGGATGGCTATCAGAAGGAGGAGCCGGACGACTGGCTGAAGGATGGAAACCCCTTCGAGATCCGCCGTGCAGAGCTCTCGAAGGAGGTGCGCTTCGGCGGCTGGGTCGAGACGGTGAACGAAGACGGTAAGCTTCGCTTCGTACAGAGGGGATACCAGTCTGTGATCGCCATTCCGTATGATACGCCGGTGGTGGGATACAACAATCATGTCGTGGATACGCTTCGGGTATGGGATGCGCAGGCAAAGGATGTCTTCCATCTGGAGGAGTTCGATAAGGGAAATTACCAGAAGGCGGTCGAGTCGGAGAATATGGCGCGGAATATCGTCGAGGTGCTCTATCCGAACGACAATCACTATGCGGGCAAGGAGCTCCGCCTCCGTCAGCAGTATTTCTTCATCAGTGCCTCCGTACAGACCGCGGTGAAGGAGTATGCCGACAAGCACAACGGGGATGTGACGAAGCTCTATGAGAAGGCGGCATTCCAGATGAACGACACGCACCCGACGGTCGCCGTGGCGGAGCTGATGCGCGTGCTGATGGACGACTATGATCTGGACTGGGATCTCGCCTGGGATATCACGACGAAGACCTGCGCCTATACGAATCACACGATCATGGCGGAGGCGCTCGAGAAGTGGCCGATCGAGCTCTTCTCCAAGCTGCTTCCGCGTATTTACCAGATTGTAGAGGAGATCAATCGCCGCTTCTGCGAAGAGATCCGTGCGAGGTATCCGGAGAATGCGGAGGAGAAGATCCGTGCGATGGCGGTCATCTATGACGGGCAGGTCAAGATGGCGCATCTGGCGATCGTCGGCGGGCATGCCGTGAACGGCGTGGCGAAGCTGCACACGGAGATTCTGGAGAAGCAGGAGCTCAAGGACTTCTATGAGCTCTACCCGGAGAAATTCTCCAACAAGACGAACGGCATCACGCAGAGGAGATGGCTGCTGCATGCCAATCCGGAGCTTGCCGCGTGGATCGACGACAAGATCGGGACAGAGTGGGTGACGGATCTCCCGCGCCTTAGGAAGCTCACGATCTACGCCGAGGACAGGAAGGCGCAGGCGGAGTTCATGGCGATCAAGCGTCACAATAAGGAGCGGCTCGCGCGCTATATCCTCGAGCACAACGGTGTTCAGGTCGATGTAAACTCGATTTTCGACGTCATGGTGAAGCGGCTTCACGAGTACAAGCGCCAGCTCCTTAATATCCTGCATGTGATGTACGTCTACAATCAGCTGAAGGATCATCCGGATATGGAGTTTACGCCGCACACCTATATCTTCGGCGCGAAGGCGGCGGCAGGCTACAGGACTGCGAAGCTGACGATCAAGCTGATCAATAATGTGGCAGAGGTCATCAACAACGACGAGAGCATCCATGGCAGGATCAAGGTCGTATTCATTGAGGATTACAAGGTATCCTCCGCGGAGATCATCATTCCGGCGGCGGACATCTCCGAGCAGATCTCCACGGCATCCAAGGAGGCATCCGGCACCTCGAATATGAAGCTGATGCTGAACGGCGCGCTGACGCTGGGCACCATGGACGGCGCGAATGTCGAGATCGTGAAGGAGGCGGGAGAGGAGAACGCGTTCATCTTCGGTATGTCCTCTGACGAGGTCATCGCGCTGGAGCATAGCGGCGAGTACAAGCCGATGGATATCTTCAATGCCAACCAGGATATCCGCCGCGTACTGATGCAGCTCGTGAACGGCTATTACAGCCCGGAGAACCCGGAGCTCTTCCGTCCGCTCTACAACTCGCTTCTGAATACCAATGAGTCGGATGTAGCGGATCGCTACTTCATCCTCCGGGATTTCCCGGCGTATGCGGAGGCGCAGAGCCGTGCGGTCGAGCGCTTCGGTGACGAGGCATGGTGGGCGAGAGCCGCGATCCTGAATACCGCGAATGCCGGCAAGTTCTCCTCTGACAGAACGATCGAGGAGTATGTCAGGGACATCTGGAAGCTGGATCGGCTGAAGCTCGAAAAATAA
- a CDS encoding glutamine synthetase III family protein: protein MSERVNVTELFGMNVFNDKVMRERLPREVYRRLKKTVNEGYELDPTIADSVAQAMKEWAIENGATHYTHWFQPLTGITAEKHDSFISAPDSEGKVMMEFSGKELVRSETDASSFPSGGLRATFEARGYTVWDCTSPAFLRREGEAVTLCIPTAFCSYTGEALDQKTPLLRSMQAVNEQALRVLRLFGNTSSKNVKPSVGAEQEYFLIDREKYLKRKDLIYTGRTLFGVMPAKGQELDDHYFGVIRKRIAAFMRDVDLELWKLGVSAKTEHNEAAPAQHELAPIYDEANLAADHNQLVMETLKKAAGRHGLECLLHEKPFEGVNGSGKHNNWSLTTDDGINLLNPGVTPHENVQFLLVLSCILAAVDIHADLLRLSAADVGNDHRLGADEAPPAIISVFLGTQLEDVVEQLIGTGYATNSKRGKNLKTGVTTLPDLDADVTDRNRTSPFAFTGNKFEFRMVGSSDSIASTNTILNTIVAEQFKAAADRLENAADFQLELHDLIKELLSKHERIIFNGNGYSEEWVAEAARRGLPNLPSMVDAIPALTTEKAIRLFSEFDIYTESELRSRSAVEFEQYAKVINIEARAMINIAGKQIIPAVIRYNTRLADSVNKVRAACAEADVSVQLGLLTRSSRLLRELQDRREQLLFDVERSLRIRDAEERAHAYHDLVAADMEALRAPADQLEGIVDKDLWPFPSYGDLIFEVSEQ from the coding sequence ATGAGCGAGAGGGTGAATGTCACAGAGCTTTTCGGCATGAATGTGTTCAATGACAAGGTCATGCGGGAACGGCTTCCGAGGGAGGTGTACCGGAGGCTGAAAAAGACCGTGAACGAGGGCTATGAGCTGGATCCGACGATTGCGGATTCTGTCGCGCAGGCGATGAAGGAGTGGGCGATCGAGAATGGAGCGACGCACTATACGCACTGGTTCCAGCCGCTGACCGGCATCACGGCGGAGAAGCATGATTCCTTCATTTCCGCACCGGACAGCGAGGGCAAGGTCATGATGGAGTTCTCCGGCAAGGAGCTGGTTCGGAGCGAGACGGATGCCTCCTCCTTCCCCTCAGGCGGGCTGCGTGCGACCTTCGAGGCGCGCGGCTATACCGTATGGGACTGCACCAGCCCTGCCTTCCTCCGGCGGGAGGGAGAAGCGGTGACGCTCTGCATCCCGACGGCGTTCTGCTCCTATACGGGTGAAGCACTGGATCAGAAGACCCCGCTGCTCCGCTCCATGCAGGCGGTCAACGAGCAGGCGCTCCGGGTGCTGCGTCTCTTCGGTAATACCAGCTCAAAGAATGTGAAGCCCTCCGTCGGTGCGGAGCAGGAGTATTTCCTGATCGACCGGGAGAAATATCTGAAACGGAAGGATCTGATCTATACCGGACGTACGCTCTTCGGCGTCATGCCGGCGAAGGGGCAGGAGCTGGACGATCATTACTTCGGCGTGATCCGGAAGCGGATCGCCGCCTTTATGCGGGATGTCGATCTCGAGCTCTGGAAGCTCGGCGTCAGCGCGAAGACGGAGCACAACGAGGCGGCTCCGGCACAGCATGAGCTCGCGCCGATCTATGACGAGGCGAACCTCGCTGCGGATCATAATCAGCTCGTGATGGAGACGCTGAAAAAGGCGGCGGGCAGGCATGGACTGGAATGCCTCCTGCATGAGAAACCGTTTGAGGGTGTGAACGGCTCCGGCAAGCACAATAACTGGTCGCTGACGACGGACGACGGCATCAATCTGCTGAATCCGGGCGTCACGCCGCATGAAAACGTCCAGTTCCTGCTGGTGCTGTCCTGCATTCTGGCAGCGGTGGATATTCATGCCGACCTTCTCCGACTCTCCGCAGCGGATGTGGGAAACGATCACCGTCTCGGCGCAGACGAAGCACCGCCCGCGATCATCTCGGTTTTCCTCGGGACGCAGTTGGAGGATGTCGTGGAGCAGCTGATCGGCACCGGCTATGCGACGAATTCGAAGCGGGGGAAGAATCTGAAGACCGGTGTGACTACGCTCCCGGATCTGGACGCGGATGTCACGGACCGGAACCGGACCTCGCCCTTTGCCTTCACCGGCAACAAGTTCGAGTTCCGTATGGTGGGCTCCTCGGACTCCATTGCCAGTACGAATACGATCCTGAATACCATCGTCGCGGAGCAGTTCAAGGCGGCGGCGGATCGGCTGGAAAACGCGGCGGATTTCCAGCTCGAGCTGCATGACCTGATCAAGGAGCTCCTGTCGAAGCACGAGAGGATTATCTTCAACGGCAACGGCTATTCCGAGGAGTGGGTCGCCGAAGCGGCACGGAGAGGCCTTCCGAATCTCCCCTCCATGGTGGATGCGATCCCGGCGCTGACGACGGAGAAGGCGATTCGCCTTTTCAGCGAATTTGACATCTATACGGAGAGCGAGCTCCGGAGCCGCAGCGCGGTGGAGTTCGAGCAGTATGCGAAGGTTATCAATATCGAGGCGCGCGCGATGATCAACATTGCCGGAAAGCAGATTATTCCGGCGGTAATCCGCTACAATACACGGCTCGCAGATTCCGTCAACAAGGTGCGCGCCGCCTGCGCGGAGGCGGATGTGTCAGTGCAGCTGGGGCTCCTGACCCGCTCCTCCCGCCTCCTTCGTGAGCTGCAGGATCGGAGGGAGCAGCTGCTCTTTGATGTGGAGCGCTCCCTCCGGATCCGGGATGCCGAGGAACGGGCGCATGCCTACCACGACCTTGTGGCGGCGGACATGGAGGCGCTCCGTGCGCCGGCAGATCAGCTGGAGGGGATCGTGGACAAGGATCTTTGGCCCTTCCCGTCCTACGGCGACCTGATCTTCGAGGTCTCGGAGCAGTAG
- a CDS encoding phosphotransferase produces MNELIMVLRTLLEKPECTQRELAKLLRISLGKLNQRVAAGIADGYLLREEGTKRGRLCVSAKGRELLGGYRVDAALILASGFGSRFVPLTYETPKGLLEVLGERMIERQIRQLHEAGITDIAIMVGYLKEKFDYLVDKYDLKLIYNPEYAVKNTLATVCHAADFLRGKNCYILSSDNWLRENLYHSYEPCSWYAASFMAGETREWAIDFGKNRVIREVRVGGENQWCMYGPVYLTREFTEAFLPLAAAYYRMPGTEQFYWEDVLIRNLRRLPELHANMQEENVIYEFENLEELREFDERYLHHSGSEAMRLVSRGMGIPESDIINIRCLKAGMTNKSWLFSVSERSASAGYRGQSYICRIPGPGTEQLIKREEEAAVYEAVSALGITEDIVYFDRKSGYKLSRYYEGARNADFSKPEERYACMAMLKRLHNSGISLPHAFDIRERLRHYEALCLRNGHEIGFEDYPKIRMQADSVLAYLDGLSRERTICHIDSVQDNFLFTGEGLRMIDWEYSGMADPLIDIAMSAIYSYMSFAEAEELLADYLAAPLSGAAETALPGEKTFPERGIAVQGAAFPELSDIVTAYMGLGGLLWALWGMYKISLGESFGEYTLRMYRYFKNAYRRLTEHGRLG; encoded by the coding sequence ATGAATGAGCTGATCATGGTACTGCGGACGCTTCTGGAGAAGCCGGAGTGTACGCAGCGGGAGCTGGCGAAGCTTCTCAGGATCTCTCTGGGAAAGCTGAACCAGCGTGTCGCAGCGGGTATTGCGGACGGCTATCTTCTCCGGGAGGAGGGGACGAAGCGCGGCAGACTCTGTGTCAGTGCGAAGGGGAGGGAGCTGCTCGGGGGGTATCGGGTCGATGCCGCCCTGATTCTCGCCTCCGGCTTCGGCTCCCGCTTCGTGCCGCTTACCTATGAGACGCCGAAGGGGCTTCTGGAGGTGCTCGGAGAGCGGATGATCGAGCGGCAGATCCGGCAGCTCCACGAGGCGGGGATCACCGACATCGCGATCATGGTCGGCTATCTGAAGGAGAAGTTCGACTATCTTGTAGACAAGTATGATCTGAAGCTGATCTACAATCCGGAGTATGCTGTGAAGAATACGCTGGCGACGGTCTGTCATGCGGCGGACTTTCTTCGCGGGAAGAATTGCTACATCCTCTCCTCCGACAACTGGCTGCGGGAGAATCTCTATCATAGCTATGAGCCCTGCAGCTGGTACGCGGCGAGCTTCATGGCGGGAGAGACCCGGGAGTGGGCGATAGACTTCGGCAAGAATCGGGTGATCCGGGAAGTAAGGGTCGGAGGAGAGAATCAGTGGTGCATGTACGGTCCGGTCTACCTCACGCGGGAGTTCACGGAGGCGTTCCTGCCGCTCGCCGCGGCGTATTACCGGATGCCGGGCACGGAGCAGTTCTACTGGGAGGATGTGCTGATCCGGAATCTCCGGAGACTGCCGGAGCTTCATGCGAATATGCAGGAGGAGAACGTCATCTATGAATTTGAGAATCTGGAGGAGCTGCGGGAATTTGACGAGAGGTATCTGCATCATTCCGGCTCAGAGGCGATGCGGCTGGTGTCCCGCGGCATGGGGATTCCCGAATCGGACATTATCAACATTCGCTGCCTGAAGGCAGGGATGACCAACAAGTCGTGGCTTTTCTCCGTTTCGGAGCGTTCCGCCTCGGCAGGATACCGCGGACAGTCCTATATCTGCCGGATTCCGGGGCCGGGCACGGAGCAGCTCATCAAGCGGGAGGAGGAGGCAGCGGTCTACGAGGCGGTGTCGGCGCTCGGCATCACGGAGGATATTGTCTATTTCGACCGGAAGAGCGGCTATAAGCTGTCCCGCTATTATGAAGGCGCGCGGAATGCGGATTTCTCGAAGCCGGAAGAGAGATACGCCTGTATGGCGATGCTGAAGCGTCTGCATAATTCCGGCATCTCACTTCCCCATGCCTTCGATATTCGGGAGCGGCTCCGGCATTACGAGGCGCTTTGTCTCCGAAACGGACATGAGATCGGCTTCGAGGACTATCCGAAGATCCGGATGCAGGCAGACTCGGTGCTCGCCTATCTGGACGGGCTCTCCCGCGAGAGGACGATTTGCCACATCGACTCGGTGCAGGACAATTTTCTCTTCACCGGAGAAGGGCTCCGGATGATCGACTGGGAGTACAGCGGTATGGCGGATCCCCTCATCGATATCGCGATGTCGGCAATTTATTCCTACATGAGCTTCGCAGAGGCGGAGGAGCTGCTCGCGGATTACCTCGCTGCACCGCTCTCCGGCGCAGCGGAGACGGCCCTTCCGGGAGAGAAGACATTCCCCGAGCGGGGGATTGCCGTGCAGGGAGCGGCGTTTCCGGAGCTGTCGGATATCGTCACGGCATATATGGGACTGGGGGGGCTGCTTTGGGCGCTCTGGGGTATGTATAAAATCTCCCTCGGGGAGAGCTTCGGGGAGTATACGCTCCGGATGTACCGCTACTTCAAGAATGCGTACCGGCGGCTCACGGAGCATGGCAGACTCGGATGA
- a CDS encoding N-acetylmuramoyl-L-alanine amidase family protein → MRLSRRLSALLLCTALSLSAWSGAAYAGWGQENGKYYYVDDSTNKRITGKWIHTSSGYYYIGSDGYTVTGWKKINNNWHYFRDSGLMATGWRQIGTDWYYLRSDGVMQTGWLKTERNGATVWYYLKASGVMATGWRQINKKWYYFGTEDGVMLSNTWVKLKEKWYHFGTDGAMDTGWYKQDNSYYYLNGSDGQMETGWKTDTEGNKYYMNPNNGIMSTGWQKIENDWYYFTGNGRMVKGWLQDGSRYYYLSDGKMAANTTLDIGGTNYSFDSSGAAITAPANVSSTQANAPQSSSGSSTPNGGGTTTTTTTTTTTTTTVTPGGAGETNAADQRTGPGASGNGTAVVPGGTSAGSNVTTVPGGNTGSAPNGTTNPAIHSSSGNSGNTGALIEGSTTGPK, encoded by the coding sequence ATGAGACTTTCGAGACGGCTTTCCGCCCTGCTGCTGTGTACGGCGCTTTCGCTGTCGGCATGGTCCGGCGCAGCGTACGCAGGCTGGGGACAGGAGAATGGGAAATACTATTATGTCGATGATTCCACGAACAAGCGGATTACCGGGAAGTGGATTCATACCTCTTCCGGCTACTATTATATCGGCTCCGACGGCTATACGGTGACGGGCTGGAAGAAGATCAACAATAACTGGCACTATTTCCGCGACTCCGGGCTGATGGCGACGGGCTGGCGTCAGATCGGCACAGACTGGTACTATCTCCGTTCCGACGGTGTGATGCAGACCGGCTGGCTGAAGACGGAGCGGAACGGTGCGACCGTCTGGTATTATCTGAAGGCGAGCGGCGTTATGGCGACGGGCTGGCGGCAGATCAATAAAAAATGGTATTACTTCGGCACAGAGGACGGCGTGATGCTCTCGAATACCTGGGTCAAGCTGAAGGAGAAGTGGTACCATTTCGGCACAGACGGCGCGATGGATACCGGCTGGTACAAGCAGGACAACAGCTACTACTATCTGAACGGCAGCGACGGGCAGATGGAGACCGGCTGGAAGACGGACACCGAGGGCAATAAGTATTACATGAACCCGAACAACGGGATCATGAGCACCGGCTGGCAGAAGATCGAGAATGACTGGTACTACTTCACCGGCAATGGCAGGATGGTGAAGGGCTGGCTGCAGGACGGCAGCCGCTATTACTATCTAAGTGACGGCAAAATGGCGGCGAACACGACGCTGGATATCGGCGGTACGAACTACAGCTTCGACAGCAGCGGTGCGGCGATCACAGCTCCGGCGAATGTTTCCTCTACGCAGGCGAACGCGCCGCAGTCCAGCAGCGGCAGCAGTACGCCAAACGGCGGGGGTACAACCACCACAACAACTACGACCACCACGACTACGACCACAGTCACCCCCGGCGGGGCAGGTGAAACCAATGCCGCTGACCAGCGCACAGGGCCGGGCGCATCGGGAAATGGCACAGCCGTTGTGCCGGGAGGGACGAGCGCCGGCTCGAATGTGACGACAGTACCGGGCGGAAATACCGGCAGTGCACCGAACGGGACGACGAACCCCGCGATCCACAGCAGCTCCGGAAACAGCGGGAATACCGGTGCGCTGATCGAAGGCAGCACGACAGGCCCGAAGTAA
- a CDS encoding BMP family ABC transporter substrate-binding protein, giving the protein MTEEYQEAKKLGDWAYRRAVLFGKYPYLPALDDIVKPEDVQGENRLGVLEIPIDDIVGTKTAGRQQAFADNFMPLLGVRTEFAMKWTHLYESAVNEGIRDPILVYEYLRKFYVQEGNKRVSVMKYNKAGSIPANVIRVMPVRTEEKENRLYYEFVEFFRAARMYSITFSEPGGYERLQKLCGMEPGELWPEELRKDVHASFERFREQYTERGGGKLEITAGDAFLIYLNVYGFASLRDGGTQEIQENIEKVWKEYLKSAGEVTLVQTPTEVRRSGSALPFLSAPLAVRKQPLRIAFLYEQDIEVSSWTYAHELGRNYLNEKFRERVETWKYENCRDEAAVSAAIRNAAERGADIIFTTAGTMMEVAVKMAIAYPDIRILNCSVHASYNSIRSYYGRMYEAKYLMGALAASVTEGNDIGYAELCPLYGTLANINAFALGAQLINPWARVHLRWRGRRDDDWKRYFREKGITTISGQEFSRADRPSREYGLYISVDGELVTNLAAPVFDWGKYYELLVNSVMEGSFEESRLARSHQALNYWYGLREGVIDILLSGELNYSSRKLIELLRREIILERLSPFHGELHSQEGLIQDDAAGSLGAEEIVNMRWLNDNVIGELPKLTEFTEPVQELIRAGGFLT; this is encoded by the coding sequence ATGACGGAGGAATATCAGGAGGCGAAGAAGCTGGGGGACTGGGCGTATCGGCGCGCGGTTCTGTTCGGGAAATATCCGTACCTGCCGGCATTGGACGATATCGTGAAGCCGGAGGATGTACAGGGGGAGAACCGGCTGGGCGTGTTGGAGATCCCGATCGACGATATCGTCGGGACGAAAACTGCGGGACGGCAGCAGGCCTTCGCGGACAATTTCATGCCGCTTCTGGGGGTTCGTACGGAATTCGCGATGAAGTGGACGCACCTCTATGAGTCTGCGGTGAACGAGGGGATACGCGATCCGATTCTGGTCTATGAGTATCTACGCAAGTTCTACGTACAGGAGGGAAACAAGCGGGTTTCCGTGATGAAGTACAATAAGGCAGGCTCCATTCCCGCGAATGTGATCCGGGTCATGCCGGTTCGGACGGAAGAGAAGGAAAACCGGCTCTACTATGAATTCGTGGAGTTTTTTCGTGCTGCGCGAATGTATTCCATCACGTTCTCCGAGCCGGGAGGCTACGAGCGGCTCCAGAAGCTCTGCGGCATGGAGCCGGGGGAGCTGTGGCCGGAGGAGCTTCGCAAGGATGTACACGCAAGCTTCGAGCGCTTTCGGGAGCAATATACGGAGCGGGGCGGCGGGAAGCTCGAGATCACGGCGGGAGACGCCTTTCTGATCTATCTGAATGTCTATGGCTTCGCCAGTCTCCGGGACGGAGGAACGCAGGAGATTCAGGAGAATATCGAGAAGGTATGGAAGGAGTACCTGAAGTCTGCCGGAGAGGTCACGCTGGTGCAGACTCCTACCGAGGTTCGGCGGAGCGGCAGCGCGCTTCCGTTTCTGTCCGCGCCGCTGGCGGTGCGGAAGCAGCCTCTGCGGATCGCCTTTCTCTACGAGCAGGACATCGAGGTTTCGAGCTGGACCTATGCGCATGAGCTGGGAAGAAACTATCTGAATGAGAAATTCCGGGAGCGGGTGGAGACCTGGAAGTATGAGAATTGCCGGGATGAAGCGGCGGTCAGCGCTGCGATCCGGAACGCCGCGGAGCGGGGCGCCGACATTATCTTCACGACGGCGGGAACGATGATGGAGGTGGCGGTCAAGATGGCGATCGCGTATCCGGACATCCGCATCCTGAACTGTTCGGTGCATGCCTCCTACAATTCGATCCGGAGCTATTACGGCAGGATGTACGAGGCGAAATACCTGATGGGCGCGCTGGCGGCGTCGGTGACGGAGGGCAATGACATCGGCTATGCGGAGCTTTGCCCGCTCTACGGCACGCTCGCGAATATCAATGCCTTCGCGCTCGGTGCACAGCTGATCAACCCTTGGGCACGTGTGCACCTCCGCTGGAGAGGCAGGCGGGACGACGACTGGAAGCGGTACTTCCGGGAGAAGGGCATCACGACGATTTCCGGGCAGGAATTCTCCCGCGCAGACAGACCCTCCCGGGAATACGGGCTTTATATTTCCGTGGACGGGGAGCTCGTGACCAATCTCGCAGCGCCGGTATTCGACTGGGGGAAGTATTACGAGCTTCTGGTCAATTCCGTCATGGAGGGCTCCTTCGAGGAGAGCCGGCTCGCCAGATCGCATCAGGCGCTCAACTATTGGTACGGACTTCGGGAGGGGGTCATCGACATCCTGCTCTCGGGAGAGCTGAACTACAGCTCGCGGAAGCTGATTGAGCTTCTCAGGAGAGAGATCATTCTGGAGCGGCTCAGCCCGTTCCATGGCGAGCTGCACAGTCAGGAGGGGCTGATCCAGGACGACGCGGCGGGCAGTCTCGGTGCGGAGGAAATCGTGAATATGCGCTGGCTGAACGACAATGTCATCGGCGAGCTGCCGAAGCTCACGGAGTTTACGGAGCCGGTGCAGGAGCTGATTCGGGCGGGAGGCTTTCTGACATGA
- a CDS encoding metallophosphoesterase family protein: MRILFIADEESKSLWDYFDKSKLQGIDLIVSCGDLCPEYLQFLVTMGRAPLLYVHGNHDSSYDYRPPLGCECIEDRVYDFHGLRILGLGGSMRYGNGVYMYSEREMAKRVQRVRRDIALKNGFDLLVTHAPAKGYGDLPDLPHQGFVCFEELLRRYHPKYMVHGHVHASYGDFRRERAHSCGTRIINAYEKYILEIGKDEYPAEGKTGSLLYDLYKQVSQQRERRSSHVSFGGEHD; the protein is encoded by the coding sequence ATGAGGATACTGTTCATTGCGGATGAGGAATCCAAGTCCCTCTGGGATTATTTTGATAAGTCGAAGCTGCAGGGGATAGATCTGATTGTTTCATGCGGTGACCTGTGTCCGGAATATCTGCAGTTTCTGGTGACGATGGGGAGAGCGCCGCTGCTCTATGTGCATGGAAACCATGATAGCAGCTACGATTACCGTCCGCCGCTCGGCTGTGAATGCATCGAGGATCGGGTCTATGACTTCCATGGGCTTCGGATCCTCGGGCTGGGCGGCTCCATGCGCTACGGGAACGGAGTGTACATGTATTCGGAGCGGGAGATGGCGAAGCGGGTGCAGCGGGTTCGGCGGGATATCGCGCTGAAGAATGGCTTCGATCTCCTGGTGACGCACGCGCCGGCAAAGGGCTACGGGGATCTCCCGGATCTTCCGCATCAGGGCTTCGTCTGCTTCGAGGAGCTTCTACGCCGCTATCATCCGAAATATATGGTGCACGGGCATGTCCATGCCAGCTACGGGGACTTCCGGCGGGAACGGGCACATTCGTGCGGGACACGGATTATCAACGCCTATGAGAAATATATTCTGGAGATCGGAAAGGACGAATATCCGGCGGAGGGAAAGACCGGCTCGCTGCTCTATGACCTCTACAAGCAGGTTTCGCAGCAGAGAGAGCGGAGGAGCTCCCATGTAAGTTTTGGAGGAGAGCATGATTGA
- a CDS encoding uracil-DNA glycosylase, producing the protein MIDNDWLPPMKAEFAKPYYRRLYNTVKREYETRRIFPDAGDIFNAFRFTPLSEVKVVILGQDPYHNVGQAHGLSFSVKPGVEIPPSLKNIYQELHDDLGCYIPNNGYLRAWAEQGVMLLNTVLTVRAHEANSHRGIGWEEFTDAAIRVLAEQDRPMVFILWGSPAQKKAEMLHNPKHLVLKAPHPSPLSAYRGFFGSKPFSKTNRYLTEQGLSPINWQIENR; encoded by the coding sequence ATGATTGACAATGACTGGCTGCCGCCGATGAAGGCGGAGTTTGCGAAGCCGTATTACCGACGGCTCTACAATACAGTGAAGCGGGAGTATGAGACGCGGCGGATCTTTCCGGATGCGGGGGATATTTTCAACGCCTTCCGTTTCACGCCCCTCTCCGAGGTGAAGGTCGTGATTCTGGGGCAGGATCCCTATCATAATGTGGGGCAGGCGCATGGACTCAGCTTCTCAGTCAAGCCGGGGGTGGAGATCCCGCCCTCTCTGAAAAATATTTATCAGGAGCTCCATGACGATCTGGGCTGTTATATCCCGAACAACGGGTATCTTCGGGCATGGGCGGAGCAGGGCGTGATGCTGCTGAATACAGTGCTCACGGTTCGTGCCCATGAGGCGAATTCCCATCGGGGGATCGGATGGGAGGAGTTCACGGATGCGGCGATCCGGGTGCTTGCGGAGCAGGATCGTCCGATGGTATTCATCCTCTGGGGCAGTCCTGCGCAGAAAAAGGCGGAGATGCTTCATAATCCGAAGCATCTGGTGCTGAAGGCACCGCATCCGAGCCCGCTGAGCGCCTACCGCGGCTTCTTCGGCTCGAAGCCGTTTTCGAAGACGAATCGTTACCTCACAGAGCAAGGACTTTCGCCGATCAACTGGCAGATCGAAAACAGATAG